One Peromyscus leucopus breed LL Stock chromosome 14, UCI_PerLeu_2.1, whole genome shotgun sequence genomic window carries:
- the LOC114693367 gene encoding 60S ribosomal protein L34-like — protein sequence MVQRLTYRRRLSYNTASDKTRLSRTPGNRIGYLYTKKVGKAPKSACGVCLGRLRGVRAVRPKVLRRMSKMKHVSRAYGGSVCAKCVRDRIKRAFLIEEQKIVVKVSKAQAQSQKAK from the coding sequence ATGGTCCAGCGTTTGACATACCGTCGTAGGCTTTCCTACAACACAGCCTCTGACAAAACCAGGCTGTCTCGAACCCCTGGCAACAGGATTGGTTACCTTTATACCAAGAAGGTTGGAAAAGCACCTAAATCGGCATGCGGTGTGTGCCTAGGCAGGCTTCGAGGGGTTCGTGCTGTGAGACCGAAAGTCCTTAGGAGGATGTCTAAGATGAAGCATGTCAGCAGGGCCTATGGTGGGTCCGTGTGTGCCAAGTGTGTCCGTGACAGGATCAAGCGGGCTTTCCTTATTGAGGAGCAGAAAATTGTTGTGAAGGTGTCGAAGGCACAAGCACAGAGTCAGAAAGCGAAATAA